Proteins encoded together in one Planctomyces sp. SH-PL14 window:
- a CDS encoding WD40 repeat domain-containing serine/threonine protein kinase, which yields MTTPSDKDPARQDDEQKKKLKGTLHIPDPVNPVQGTYAFASEVFESQIVDFTDPAPVVINPTNPEQKVFDPSESDTPGSPVSEPMINIAGLDSDDDLPYRNPEVGQTLVPPSDSVQIDSATNIDMIDRKAPPAPGAPAAPAAPPAAVLGSATVPGGAPPAPAFPTFAPTAPPAGTGSDDDLINSRTVVSDPDLDILNSKTLVSGPVDDLEATIAADAFAAVADSFSRTLVSHQSLADLGPSTSINPRDLPEDEIDHWKKITGAKAADFALPDEAQRRSASVGTETRLNVGERTMQAIGSAPVVASDYRLVKVLGQGGMGTVYVAEQRSLDRKVALKVIKPLTDADRERLHSSGRLAKTLKTRRDQFLSEAVVTGHLDHPNIVPIYDVARGSDDSLFYSMKIVEGTPWVKDIAARTLESNIEILLKVGDAVAFAHSRGVIHRDIKPENVMIGDFGVVMLMDWGLAVPTATFAKAETVHQTASLGGSPAYMAPELATGPITRIGPASDIYLLGAALFEIVTGYPPHTGNNATECLRNAAQNIILPVSKKHEGNELIQIARKAMATEPVDRYASVQHFQAAVRGYLSHAESIKLVNKAESDLDEANESGDYNKFNRAIFSYEEALTLWADNDEARQGLIQARVQYAEKAGKKEDFDLGLSLLDEGLDAHRPVAKKLRLGQQERKSRQSRIVWLRRASLGLLFVLIGGGALSVKLINDAVQATALADKKTDDAKKAQEEAEIATGIARKETQRAVDDTKLAVERQKQALGEAQKAEETAKLAANQAAQAQMDAEKAKTDLVQANKDKIKAAEDTKLAQAETMKATIAAAKAAEDAKKADADAKKAEMLVVAATKNLAQAEAAQKNAEMAKAMAEKAKASAEQATMLATQEKQKAEELKKEAEKQAESSRQLAAEEQYLTKIQSVLALIKQNNFERAREVLSEIRAQADRDRIPLGWEYQRLLREVRPTTSSASLPSGTPRSVRLSPDGRAAYVVLHDGEVRRADVDPSGRVALAARPVATVAGASLALPSRSGARLAVATTEGQLQIRDAADGKLLGEAAITNGTIADATFLSETLLAAGCADRTIRLVEIGDSGAPQVVATAWHPDKVVDLSSVTNDKGTIVAAAYAGRRTDGVKVWALDKVEGQYRLVTRTDFRAHAAPVTSVAVSPDGDRIASADETGRIFLWSPRDLRAVSQGDAVRSAVAAAFSKRGPAQADRAQDDFVETYQELHSGKGESDAARLGDVSVTDAESAAHFVTVRSLDFSADGRQLVSSGDDFLVKVWDVAAQREQHVLRGHSSPVLGAVISPLGQGVVVSIGQDRELLGWELSRAGETLKFTGAEQSADVIRPHANDEIFSVRFDAAGKRLVTASRDHTSRIVELEAGTNRAVSVLVLEDEPALRAGATLAEGTDFSVFSMERRGDYLIVGGADSIVRVWKDVGADGCREISTAARTGTNLRGFAVTRDGQWMVTGSSDPASLAKLWKITDGELQFVRDFAGKGAASERITSLAISNDGKKVYGGTDKGVVFVWDAASGEITATLTPSKTPVVQIRTLANDDLLIAADDGSLRKYTGPTLAAGAGAQVDGFVDGLAVSDDDSAAVVIVVPAPKPGSKVADPSGLAIVDLKTMAVRVLATPKTGEPGFRAVRFAPESLTFHTLLEPAGNQPASIATWEAGSDRGAKLAKERAFPVALQAPVAVLSDKSGDLFTIHGHEVYRWDAQSFSMKLSYRPHYQVPQAAFSADGAIVGNCSQSLKLWNAKTGKAIAKLETVHKGPTWSLDFSPKATGAVYHFVTSGSDGLIKQWTWEAGAGFKEVRSLAGHKGAIRSVIYSPDGTQILSTGDDGTARLWSVENGQELRVLSLPKTELNGETVPFVTGRFSPDGQFILVAADRNAYLWSADAAANAAPLRRLVGHSREVQAVGFLGTGPTMRLVTGSRDRSLRVWDPRLGRVDTMAGIVDARELVEMTRHEEAVTALDVSRKGLLVSVGRDGNVNLWPSEPDTDPQRGDMVRGDAPARTTIAAR from the coding sequence ATGACCACTCCATCCGACAAAGATCCGGCGCGTCAGGACGACGAGCAGAAGAAGAAGCTCAAGGGGACGCTGCACATTCCGGATCCGGTCAACCCGGTCCAGGGGACGTACGCCTTCGCCTCCGAGGTGTTCGAGTCGCAGATCGTCGACTTCACCGACCCGGCGCCGGTCGTCATCAACCCGACCAACCCGGAGCAGAAGGTCTTCGATCCATCGGAGTCCGATACCCCCGGGTCGCCCGTCTCGGAGCCGATGATCAACATCGCCGGCCTCGACAGCGACGACGACCTCCCGTACCGCAACCCGGAAGTCGGCCAGACCCTCGTCCCGCCGTCGGACTCGGTCCAGATCGACTCGGCGACGAACATCGACATGATCGACCGGAAGGCCCCGCCGGCCCCGGGCGCTCCTGCGGCCCCCGCCGCTCCGCCGGCCGCCGTGCTGGGCTCGGCCACGGTCCCCGGCGGCGCCCCGCCGGCCCCGGCGTTCCCGACCTTCGCGCCGACGGCCCCGCCCGCCGGCACCGGGTCGGATGACGACCTCATCAACTCGCGGACGGTCGTCTCGGATCCCGACCTCGACATCCTCAATTCCAAGACCCTCGTCTCCGGTCCCGTCGACGACCTCGAGGCGACGATCGCGGCCGACGCCTTCGCGGCGGTGGCGGACTCGTTCTCCCGGACCCTCGTGAGCCACCAGAGCCTGGCGGACCTGGGGCCCTCGACCTCGATCAATCCCCGCGACCTGCCGGAAGACGAGATCGACCACTGGAAGAAGATCACCGGCGCCAAGGCGGCGGACTTCGCCCTGCCGGACGAGGCCCAGCGCCGCTCCGCCTCGGTCGGGACCGAGACCCGCCTCAACGTCGGCGAGCGGACCATGCAGGCGATCGGCTCCGCGCCGGTCGTCGCCAGCGACTACCGCCTGGTCAAGGTCCTGGGCCAGGGGGGGATGGGGACGGTCTACGTCGCCGAGCAGCGGTCGCTCGACCGCAAGGTGGCGCTCAAGGTCATCAAGCCCCTGACCGACGCCGACCGGGAGCGGCTGCACAGCAGCGGCCGGCTGGCCAAGACTCTCAAGACCCGCCGCGACCAGTTCCTCTCGGAAGCGGTCGTGACCGGGCACCTGGACCACCCGAACATCGTCCCGATCTACGACGTCGCCCGCGGCTCGGACGACTCGCTGTTCTACTCGATGAAGATCGTCGAGGGGACGCCGTGGGTGAAGGACATCGCGGCCCGGACGCTCGAGTCCAACATCGAGATCCTGCTCAAGGTGGGGGACGCCGTGGCGTTCGCCCACTCCCGCGGCGTGATCCACCGCGACATCAAGCCTGAAAACGTCATGATCGGCGACTTCGGCGTCGTCATGCTCATGGACTGGGGGCTCGCGGTCCCGACGGCGACCTTCGCCAAGGCCGAGACGGTCCACCAGACGGCGAGCCTCGGCGGGTCCCCGGCCTACATGGCCCCGGAACTCGCGACCGGCCCGATCACCCGCATCGGCCCCGCGAGCGACATCTACCTGCTGGGGGCGGCCCTCTTCGAGATCGTCACCGGCTACCCGCCGCACACCGGCAACAACGCCACGGAGTGCCTGCGGAACGCGGCGCAGAACATCATCCTCCCGGTCAGCAAGAAGCATGAGGGGAACGAGCTGATCCAGATCGCCCGCAAGGCGATGGCGACGGAACCAGTCGACCGCTACGCCTCGGTCCAGCACTTCCAGGCGGCGGTCCGCGGCTACCTCTCCCACGCGGAGAGCATCAAGCTCGTCAACAAGGCCGAGAGCGACCTCGACGAGGCCAATGAGAGCGGGGACTACAACAAGTTCAACCGGGCGATCTTCAGCTACGAGGAAGCCCTCACCCTGTGGGCCGACAACGACGAGGCCCGCCAGGGGCTGATCCAGGCCCGGGTCCAGTACGCCGAGAAGGCGGGGAAGAAGGAAGACTTCGACCTCGGCCTCTCGCTCCTCGACGAAGGGCTCGACGCCCACCGTCCGGTCGCCAAGAAGCTGCGGCTCGGCCAGCAGGAGCGGAAGAGCCGCCAGTCCCGCATCGTCTGGCTCCGCCGGGCGTCGCTGGGGCTGCTGTTCGTCCTGATCGGGGGCGGGGCGCTCTCGGTCAAGCTCATCAACGACGCCGTCCAGGCAACCGCCCTGGCCGACAAGAAGACCGACGACGCCAAGAAGGCCCAGGAAGAGGCGGAGATCGCGACCGGGATCGCCCGGAAGGAAACCCAGCGGGCCGTCGACGACACCAAGCTGGCGGTCGAGCGGCAGAAGCAGGCCCTCGGGGAAGCGCAGAAGGCCGAAGAGACGGCCAAGCTCGCCGCCAACCAGGCGGCCCAGGCGCAGATGGACGCCGAGAAGGCCAAGACCGACCTCGTCCAGGCCAACAAGGACAAGATCAAGGCGGCTGAGGACACCAAGCTGGCCCAGGCCGAGACCATGAAGGCGACGATCGCCGCGGCCAAGGCGGCGGAAGACGCCAAGAAGGCGGACGCGGACGCGAAGAAGGCCGAGATGCTCGTCGTCGCGGCCACGAAGAACCTGGCCCAGGCCGAAGCGGCCCAGAAGAACGCCGAAATGGCAAAGGCGATGGCCGAGAAGGCCAAGGCCTCCGCCGAGCAGGCGACGATGCTCGCCACCCAGGAAAAGCAGAAGGCGGAAGAGCTCAAGAAGGAAGCCGAAAAGCAGGCCGAATCGTCCCGCCAGCTCGCCGCAGAAGAGCAGTACCTCACCAAGATCCAGAGCGTCCTCGCTCTCATCAAGCAGAACAACTTCGAGCGGGCCCGCGAGGTCCTCTCGGAGATCCGGGCCCAGGCGGATCGGGACCGCATCCCGCTCGGCTGGGAATACCAGCGGCTCCTGCGGGAAGTCCGGCCGACCACCTCGAGCGCCTCGCTCCCGAGCGGCACTCCCCGCTCCGTGCGGCTCTCGCCGGACGGACGGGCCGCCTACGTGGTCCTGCATGACGGCGAGGTCCGGCGGGCCGACGTCGACCCCTCGGGCCGCGTGGCGCTCGCCGCGCGTCCGGTCGCGACGGTCGCCGGCGCCTCGCTCGCCCTCCCGTCGCGGAGCGGCGCCCGCCTGGCGGTCGCCACGACCGAAGGACAGCTCCAGATCCGCGACGCCGCCGACGGCAAGCTCCTCGGCGAAGCCGCCATCACCAATGGAACGATCGCCGACGCGACCTTCCTGAGCGAGACGCTCCTGGCCGCCGGCTGTGCGGACCGCACGATCCGGCTCGTCGAGATCGGCGACTCGGGCGCCCCGCAGGTCGTCGCCACCGCCTGGCATCCGGACAAGGTGGTCGACCTTTCGAGCGTCACGAATGACAAGGGAACGATCGTCGCCGCCGCCTACGCCGGCCGCCGCACGGACGGCGTCAAGGTGTGGGCCCTCGACAAGGTCGAAGGACAGTACCGCCTCGTGACCCGCACCGACTTCCGGGCCCACGCCGCCCCGGTGACGAGCGTCGCCGTGTCGCCGGACGGGGACCGCATCGCCAGTGCCGACGAGACCGGCCGGATCTTCCTCTGGTCCCCCCGCGACCTGCGGGCGGTCAGCCAGGGAGACGCCGTCCGCTCCGCCGTCGCGGCCGCCTTCTCGAAGCGCGGTCCCGCCCAGGCGGACCGGGCCCAGGACGACTTCGTCGAGACCTACCAGGAACTCCACTCCGGCAAGGGAGAGAGCGACGCCGCCCGCCTCGGCGACGTCTCGGTGACCGACGCCGAGTCGGCCGCCCACTTCGTCACGGTCCGCTCGCTCGACTTCAGCGCGGACGGCCGCCAGCTCGTCAGCTCCGGCGACGACTTCCTCGTCAAGGTGTGGGACGTCGCGGCCCAGCGGGAACAGCATGTCCTCCGCGGCCACAGCTCGCCGGTCCTCGGCGCCGTGATCTCGCCCCTCGGACAGGGGGTCGTGGTCTCGATCGGCCAGGACCGCGAACTCCTCGGCTGGGAACTCTCCCGGGCCGGCGAAACGCTCAAGTTCACCGGTGCCGAGCAGAGCGCCGACGTCATCCGCCCGCACGCCAACGACGAGATCTTCTCGGTCCGGTTCGATGCCGCCGGGAAGCGGCTCGTCACCGCCAGCCGCGACCACACGTCGCGGATCGTCGAGCTCGAAGCGGGAACCAACCGCGCGGTCTCGGTCCTGGTCCTCGAGGACGAGCCCGCCCTCCGGGCCGGCGCGACCCTCGCGGAAGGGACCGACTTCTCGGTCTTCTCCATGGAGCGCCGCGGCGACTACCTGATCGTCGGCGGAGCGGACTCGATCGTCCGCGTCTGGAAGGACGTGGGGGCGGACGGCTGCCGCGAGATCTCGACGGCGGCCCGCACCGGAACGAACCTCCGCGGCTTCGCGGTGACCCGCGACGGCCAGTGGATGGTGACCGGCAGCAGCGACCCCGCGTCGCTCGCCAAGCTGTGGAAGATCACCGACGGCGAACTCCAGTTCGTCCGCGACTTCGCCGGCAAGGGGGCGGCCTCGGAGCGGATCACGTCGCTCGCGATCTCGAACGACGGGAAGAAGGTTTACGGCGGGACCGACAAGGGGGTCGTCTTCGTGTGGGACGCGGCGAGCGGAGAAATCACCGCCACCCTGACCCCCAGCAAGACCCCCGTCGTCCAGATCCGGACCCTGGCGAACGATGACCTCCTGATCGCCGCCGACGACGGCTCGCTGCGGAAGTACACCGGACCGACGCTCGCCGCCGGTGCCGGAGCCCAGGTCGACGGCTTCGTCGACGGCCTGGCGGTCTCGGACGACGACTCGGCCGCGGTCGTGATCGTCGTCCCGGCCCCCAAGCCGGGGAGCAAGGTCGCCGATCCGTCGGGCCTGGCGATCGTCGACCTCAAGACGATGGCGGTCCGCGTCCTCGCCACGCCGAAGACGGGCGAGCCCGGCTTCCGGGCGGTCCGTTTCGCGCCGGAATCGCTGACGTTCCACACCCTCCTCGAGCCGGCCGGCAACCAGCCCGCCTCGATCGCCACGTGGGAAGCGGGTTCGGACCGGGGCGCCAAGCTCGCCAAGGAGCGGGCCTTCCCCGTCGCCCTCCAGGCCCCCGTGGCGGTCCTCTCGGACAAGAGCGGGGACCTGTTTACGATCCACGGCCACGAGGTTTACCGCTGGGACGCCCAGAGCTTCTCGATGAAGCTGAGCTACCGGCCGCACTACCAGGTCCCGCAGGCCGCCTTCTCGGCGGACGGCGCGATCGTCGGGAACTGCAGCCAGTCGCTCAAGCTCTGGAACGCAAAGACCGGCAAGGCGATCGCCAAGCTGGAGACGGTCCACAAGGGCCCGACCTGGAGCCTCGACTTCTCGCCCAAGGCGACCGGCGCGGTGTACCACTTCGTCACCTCCGGCTCGGACGGCCTGATCAAGCAGTGGACCTGGGAAGCGGGAGCGGGTTTCAAGGAAGTCCGTTCGCTCGCCGGCCACAAGGGAGCGATCCGCTCGGTCATCTACTCGCCGGACGGGACGCAGATCCTCAGCACCGGCGATGACGGCACGGCCCGGCTGTGGTCGGTCGAGAACGGCCAGGAACTCCGCGTCCTGAGCCTGCCGAAGACCGAGCTCAACGGCGAAACGGTCCCCTTCGTGACGGGCCGCTTCTCGCCGGACGGCCAGTTCATTCTCGTCGCCGCGGACCGCAACGCCTACCTGTGGAGCGCGGACGCCGCCGCGAACGCCGCCCCGCTGCGTCGGCTCGTCGGCCACTCCCGCGAAGTCCAGGCGGTCGGGTTCCTCGGGACCGGCCCGACGATGCGTCTCGTGACCGGCAGCCGCGACCGCTCGCTCCGCGTCTGGGACCCGCGCCTCGGCCGCGTCGACACGATGGCGGGGATCGTCGATGCCCGCGAGCTCGTGGAAATGACCCGTCACGAAGAGGCGGTGACCGCCCTCGACGTCTCGCGGAAGGGGCTCCTCGTGAGCGTCGGCCGCGACGGCAACGTCAACCTCTGGCCGAGCGAACCGGACACCGACCCGCAGCGGGGCGACATGGTTCGGGGCGACGCCCCCGCGCGGACGACGATCGCCGCGCGGTAG